In Anaerobacillus isosaccharinicus, one genomic interval encodes:
- a CDS encoding transglycosylase domain-containing protein has translation MRNKLLIGALLFSIMMILSFSLYITIIIAGNYAIDNKKLVMDANTTLVDQNGEVITKLFVENREIVPITSVPLHVQNAFIAIEDARFYDHRGIDFRAIGRALYRDIISRAKVEGGSTITQQLVKNTFLTNEKSWLRKTKEVLIAINLERRHSKEEIIEMYLNRIYFGHGAYGIQAASKLYFNKEVTELTIDEGALLASLPKASNTYSPYNNIELSKQRRNLTLSVMERRGYLTAEETVRLQGRTIKIDFNRITENPAFLTYIDMVLEEAEALYQLSSSEILRGGYTIVVPMDLKLQEKSYQLFQNSEYFPEGGPKQQVEGSLVLLDNESGGVVVAQGGRNYVRKGLNRVYTKRQPGSAIKPLVVYTPALETGMYQPYSLLKDELINYGGYEPRNFNNRYEGNVTMYDAVRDSSNASAVWLLNELSVEKGKSYLDQLNISVEDEGLALALGGMKEGISPLQLATAYRPFAKEGKMVDPYFINEIYDRNGKLVAKRINNEQQVLSSQTAWYMTRMLEAVVADGTGRHGHVEVALAGKTGTTSYTEVKGAARDAWFVGYSPNLVGALWMGFDRTDPDHYLTVGSSYPTKLFKEIINSDGSSLAFIKPDDVLDLEPPVRLVDITDLQADLSFKGLGLNVRLNWTSSSDERLRYHIYEVSKSGRLMKVGQVDGVGEYVVKDVNLFSLNEYVVKPFNPQTNLEGDPSNQARVKFSFVNAN, from the coding sequence ATGCGAAACAAGTTATTAATAGGTGCGTTATTATTTTCAATTATGATGATCTTAAGCTTCTCTCTTTATATAACTATTATCATTGCTGGAAACTATGCAATTGATAATAAAAAGCTTGTCATGGATGCTAATACGACTTTAGTTGACCAAAATGGTGAAGTGATTACAAAGTTATTTGTTGAAAACCGTGAAATAGTACCAATTACATCTGTTCCTCTTCATGTTCAAAATGCGTTTATTGCAATTGAGGATGCTAGATTTTATGATCATCGTGGCATTGATTTTCGTGCGATTGGAAGAGCTCTTTATCGTGATATTATAAGTAGAGCTAAAGTAGAGGGTGGAAGTACGATCACACAGCAGTTAGTGAAAAATACATTCTTAACTAATGAAAAGTCCTGGCTAAGAAAAACAAAAGAAGTTTTAATTGCCATTAATTTAGAGCGAAGACATAGTAAAGAAGAAATAATTGAAATGTATTTAAATCGAATATATTTTGGCCACGGCGCATATGGAATTCAAGCAGCATCAAAACTTTATTTTAATAAAGAAGTTACTGAATTAACAATTGATGAAGGAGCGCTTTTAGCAAGTTTGCCAAAAGCTTCAAATACTTATTCTCCGTACAATAATATTGAGTTAAGTAAACAAAGAAGAAACCTTACGTTAAGTGTCATGGAACGAAGAGGATATTTAACAGCTGAAGAGACGGTAAGACTTCAAGGACGAACAATTAAAATTGATTTTAATCGGATCACTGAAAACCCGGCTTTTTTAACGTATATAGATATGGTTTTGGAAGAAGCTGAAGCTCTATATCAATTATCTAGTAGTGAAATTTTACGAGGTGGCTATACGATAGTTGTTCCCATGGATCTTAAGCTTCAGGAAAAATCGTACCAGTTGTTTCAAAACTCCGAATATTTTCCAGAGGGTGGACCAAAGCAACAAGTTGAAGGTTCGCTTGTGTTATTAGATAACGAATCTGGAGGTGTCGTCGTTGCCCAAGGCGGACGGAATTATGTTCGAAAAGGATTAAACCGTGTTTATACGAAGAGACAGCCAGGCTCTGCAATAAAACCTCTAGTCGTTTATACCCCGGCTTTAGAAACAGGGATGTATCAGCCGTATAGCTTGTTAAAAGATGAACTTATTAATTACGGTGGATATGAACCAAGAAATTTTAATAATCGCTATGAAGGCAATGTAACGATGTACGATGCAGTAAGAGACTCTTCAAATGCGTCAGCAGTTTGGTTATTAAATGAGCTATCCGTTGAAAAAGGGAAAAGTTATTTAGACCAGTTGAATATATCAGTTGAGGACGAGGGGCTTGCTCTTGCGTTAGGTGGGATGAAAGAAGGAATTTCGCCATTGCAACTTGCGACAGCTTACCGTCCATTTGCTAAGGAAGGTAAAATGGTTGACCCATATTTTATAAATGAAATTTATGATCGTAATGGGAAGTTAGTTGCAAAGAGAATAAATAATGAGCAACAAGTTCTTTCATCACAAACAGCGTGGTATATGACAAGAATGTTAGAGGCGGTTGTAGCTGATGGAACAGGTCGACATGGTCATGTCGAAGTTGCGTTAGCCGGGAAGACGGGCACAACTTCTTACACTGAAGTAAAGGGTGCTGCAAGGGATGCGTGGTTTGTAGGATATTCACCTAATTTAGTAGGAGCTTTATGGATGGGCTTTGACCGAACAGATCCTGATCATTATTTAACAGTAGGCAGCTCATATCCGACTAAATTATTTAAGGAAATTATAAACAGTGATGGAAGTTCGTTAGCATTTATCAAGCCAGACGATGTTCTTGATCTTGAACCACCTGTACGCCTTGTTGACATCACCGACCTACAAGCAGATCTTAGCTTTAAAGGTCTTGGTTTAAATGTTAGATTAAATTGGACATCATCAAGTGACGAGCGCCTTCGCTATCATATTTATGAAGTTAGTAAGAGTGGTAGATTGATGAAGGTTGGTCAAGTAGATGGGGTCGGGGAGTATGTTGTTAAAGACGTCAATCTATTTTCATTAAATGAGTATGTTGTAAAACCATTTAATCCTCAAACGAATCTTGAAGGGGATCCTTCTAATCAAGCAAGGGTAAAATTTTCTTTTGTGAATGCAAATTAA
- a CDS encoding cytochrome c biogenesis CcdA family protein encodes MVITEFTFISIWIALFAGVISFLSPCVFPLVPAYLAQLTGTQISNNQLDVDRRMIISRSLGFILGFTIIFLLLGASSTFLGQIFMKNRELLEKIGGIIIVVLGLQMLGLFSIKMLMSEKRLQTKPKKSMSFIGSVMFGFVFGAGWSPCIGLVLSSILILAAQSGSMASGMILLFVYSIGMGIPFLLVALIYSRSLNKIRKINKFIPIIQKVSGGIMIVLGILLYTGLFARLSGYLAQFIPFNF; translated from the coding sequence TTGGTCATAACAGAATTTACATTTATATCGATTTGGATTGCACTTTTTGCAGGAGTCATCTCTTTTTTATCACCTTGCGTTTTTCCTCTTGTTCCTGCTTATTTGGCCCAATTAACAGGTACACAAATTTCTAATAATCAACTTGATGTCGATCGAAGAATGATTATCTCAAGGAGCTTAGGTTTTATTCTTGGGTTCACGATTATTTTCTTACTTTTAGGTGCATCAAGCACATTTTTAGGACAAATATTCATGAAAAACCGCGAACTACTTGAAAAAATTGGTGGCATTATCATCGTTGTTTTGGGGTTACAAATGTTAGGTTTATTCTCAATTAAGATGTTAATGAGTGAAAAGCGTTTACAAACAAAGCCAAAAAAATCGATGAGTTTTATCGGATCAGTCATGTTCGGTTTTGTCTTTGGGGCTGGCTGGTCACCTTGTATTGGCCTTGTATTGTCATCTATCTTAATCTTAGCTGCCCAAAGTGGATCAATGGCGTCTGGAATGATCTTATTGTTTGTTTATTCTATTGGTATGGGCATTCCGTTTTTATTAGTAGCACTTATTTACTCAAGATCGCTAAACAAAATTAGAAAAATAAATAAATTTATTCCAATCATTCAAAAAGTAAGTGGAGGAATCATGATTGTCCTTGGTATTCTGTTGTATACTGGTTTATTTGCTAGACTTTCTGGTTATCTAGCACAATTTATACCTTTTAATTTCTAA
- a CDS encoding amidohydrolase, with protein sequence MREKLFIAIDNNYDEIISLRRHLHENPELSFEEVETPKLIADYHRNLGHEVREHVGGRGVVAILKGNKPGKTVALRADFDALPIQDEKDVPYKSKIPGAMHACGHDGHSASLLGLAKSLNSIKDQLFGKIIFIHQHAEELAPGGAIAMIEDGCLDGVDYIFGTHLWATEPLGKIQYKSGPIMAAADRFEITIQGQGGHGAKPHETKDSIVIGSQIVLALQQIVSRRVSPMDAAVISVGSFEAKNAFNVIADSVKIVGTARSFNEKVQDLLENEIQRVVKGICLAGDVTGTVQYKRGYPALVNHHDEAIQVAALAEDIPGVIEVEDMIPQMGGEDFAYYLHHVKGAFFFTGAKNPTWEKAYPHHHPKFDIDENALLISAKLLGDLALYYTSEM encoded by the coding sequence ATGAGAGAAAAATTATTTATAGCTATTGATAACAACTACGATGAAATTATTTCTCTACGTCGCCATCTTCACGAAAATCCTGAACTATCATTTGAAGAAGTTGAAACACCTAAGCTTATTGCTGATTATCACCGGAATTTAGGACATGAAGTTCGTGAACATGTTGGTGGCCGTGGCGTTGTCGCAATCCTTAAAGGAAACAAGCCTGGCAAGACAGTAGCATTAAGAGCTGATTTCGATGCGCTACCAATTCAAGATGAAAAAGATGTACCATACAAATCAAAAATTCCTGGAGCGATGCACGCTTGTGGCCATGACGGACATAGTGCAAGTTTACTAGGATTAGCAAAATCATTAAATTCAATAAAAGATCAACTATTCGGAAAGATCATCTTCATCCATCAACACGCTGAAGAATTAGCTCCTGGTGGTGCGATAGCGATGATTGAAGATGGTTGTTTAGACGGCGTTGATTACATTTTCGGAACACATCTTTGGGCTACTGAACCTTTAGGAAAAATTCAATACAAATCAGGGCCAATCATGGCTGCTGCGGATCGTTTTGAAATTACGATACAGGGCCAAGGTGGTCATGGGGCAAAACCTCATGAAACCAAGGACTCGATTGTTATAGGTTCCCAGATCGTCTTAGCACTACAACAAATTGTTAGCAGACGTGTTAGTCCAATGGATGCTGCTGTCATATCAGTCGGTTCATTTGAAGCTAAAAACGCTTTTAACGTTATAGCAGATAGTGTCAAAATTGTTGGTACAGCACGCTCTTTTAACGAAAAAGTTCAAGACCTACTTGAAAATGAAATCCAAAGAGTTGTAAAGGGTATATGTTTAGCTGGAGATGTTACAGGAACAGTCCAATATAAAAGAGGCTACCCAGCACTTGTCAATCATCACGATGAAGCTATTCAAGTAGCTGCTTTAGCTGAAGATATCCCGGGGGTAATTGAAGTAGAAGATATGATCCCACAAATGGGTGGCGAAGACTTTGCCTACTACCTTCACCATGTAAAAGGTGCATTTTTCTTTACTGGAGCCAAAAATCCAACATGGGAAAAAGCGTACCCACATCATCATCCAAAATTTGATATCGATGAAAACGCCCTCCTCATCTCCGCAAAACTACTAGGAGATTTGGCGTTGTACTATACTTCTGAAATGTAG
- a CDS encoding Ger(x)C family spore germination protein has translation MVRIVLVALVSLLLLTSCWDRKEIEELSIVMALAIDPLEEEELEKYEGQFKRETGKEPEQLFKTTYQIVIPSTITEGRQTEEKAYFNVSSVGRTNFKIVRNIAARRSRRLNFEHLKLIIINEKIARTGTIGKMVDLYIRDHEMRRRTLMYVSKGKAEEVLEKKLPLEMMPALSMKMIQENYPAHQGLPFPVEIGELGGAVIGEKSYIIPRITAKEGKDLIIAGAGVFLGKTNELIGWLGEEDLEGYNYILGQAENAIIEVRFKENLFVYELDGMDTEIDYMRKNETDHFQIRIKTEGTFVENWLEGVEIGDQATIEELEKALEEEIKFVTEKIVKKMQEEFHADIFKLYISVKKKNYPYWKKIEDQWDGKDGYFSKAVINIDVKAKIRHYMTKERLS, from the coding sequence GTGGTTAGAATAGTTCTGGTAGCATTAGTAAGCCTACTCCTATTAACGTCTTGCTGGGATCGAAAAGAAATTGAAGAACTTAGCATTGTTATGGCGTTAGCTATCGATCCCCTAGAAGAGGAGGAGTTGGAAAAATACGAAGGCCAATTTAAAAGAGAAACAGGCAAGGAGCCTGAACAACTATTTAAAACGACATATCAGATTGTTATTCCAAGTACGATAACTGAAGGCCGACAAACTGAAGAAAAGGCCTATTTTAATGTGAGTTCGGTAGGGCGAACGAATTTTAAAATCGTTCGAAATATAGCTGCAAGAAGAAGTCGGCGTTTAAATTTTGAACATTTAAAACTAATCATAATTAATGAAAAAATTGCACGAACAGGTACCATTGGTAAAATGGTTGACTTATATATTAGAGATCATGAAATGCGCAGAAGAACGTTAATGTATGTCTCAAAAGGGAAAGCCGAGGAGGTATTAGAAAAGAAACTGCCTTTAGAAATGATGCCTGCGTTATCGATGAAGATGATCCAAGAAAATTATCCAGCACATCAAGGGTTGCCATTCCCAGTAGAGATTGGTGAATTAGGAGGGGCTGTCATTGGTGAAAAAAGTTATATTATTCCGCGAATTACTGCAAAAGAAGGAAAAGACCTTATCATTGCAGGGGCTGGGGTATTTCTTGGAAAGACAAATGAATTAATTGGTTGGTTAGGTGAAGAAGATCTTGAAGGGTATAATTATATTTTAGGTCAAGCTGAAAATGCCATTATCGAGGTTAGATTTAAAGAGAATCTATTTGTTTATGAGCTTGATGGTATGGATACTGAAATTGATTATATGCGAAAAAATGAAACTGACCACTTCCAGATTAGAATAAAAACCGAGGGTACATTCGTAGAGAACTGGTTAGAAGGAGTTGAGATTGGTGATCAAGCGACGATAGAAGAACTCGAGAAAGCTTTAGAAGAGGAAATAAAGTTCGTAACGGAAAAAATAGTGAAAAAGATGCAAGAAGAATTTCATGCTGATATTTTTAAACTATATATTTCCGTGAAAAAGAAGAATTATCCATACTGGAAGAAAATTGAGGATCAGTGGGATGGAAAAGATGGCTATTTTTCTAAAGCAGTTATTAACATTGATGTAAAAGCTAAGATTAGGCATTATATGACAAAAGAACGGTTGAGCTAG
- a CDS encoding EcsC family protein, producing the protein MSELYEEKARIELQRWERKVCKEGFFAKKYAKKLQTKINDRIPEKVHHLFTTSIKNMVYATLVGSEYTTATIPLEKATLEEREVKLQEKIKLYKKTAAIEGAGTGAGGILLGMVDFPLLLSIKMKFLFEAASLYGFDVKDYRERLYILYLFQLAFSSDKKRKEVFEKLKNWEDINEQLPQKDTYLEEIDWKVFQLEYRDHIDLLKLLQLIPGFGAIVGAFANYHFLEVLGETAKNGYRMRTLM; encoded by the coding sequence ATGTCAGAACTTTATGAAGAAAAAGCAAGAATTGAACTTCAGCGTTGGGAACGAAAGGTTTGTAAGGAAGGGTTCTTTGCAAAAAAATACGCCAAAAAACTTCAAACAAAAATAAATGATCGGATTCCAGAAAAAGTTCACCACCTATTTACAACGAGTATAAAAAACATGGTTTATGCAACATTGGTCGGCTCGGAATATACGACGGCAACTATCCCGTTAGAAAAAGCGACCCTCGAGGAACGGGAAGTAAAGTTGCAGGAGAAAATTAAATTATATAAAAAAACAGCAGCGATAGAAGGGGCAGGGACTGGTGCTGGAGGAATTCTTCTTGGCATGGTTGACTTTCCTTTACTTCTATCGATTAAAATGAAGTTTTTATTTGAAGCAGCTAGTCTTTACGGTTTTGATGTGAAAGACTATCGGGAAAGATTATATATCTTATATCTTTTTCAGCTCGCTTTTTCAAGCGATAAAAAAAGAAAAGAAGTATTCGAGAAACTAAAGAACTGGGAAGACATCAATGAGCAATTACCCCAAAAAGATACCTATTTAGAAGAAATTGACTGGAAAGTATTCCAGCTCGAATACCGGGATCATATTGATTTATTAAAGTTGCTTCAACTAATTCCAGGATTTGGTGCGATCGTAGGTGCCTTTGCCAACTATCATTTCCTCGAAGTCCTCGGCGAAACAGCGAAAAATGGGTATAGGATGAGAACTTTAATGTAG
- a CDS encoding GerAB/ArcD/ProY family transporter → MNSHSYEITKLEMTITLISMIIGVGILTLPRALATTVETSDGWISIVFGAVINMFIVFLIVRLHRHFPGKTFIGFWGDKHIGKWVGKLFSVLFLLYFVILIAYEARTLSVVVKIYLLDRSPSEVSVLLIFLATTYAVTKGVQGIVHLNLMFFPIVMMILIIIIVFNIPQANIDEILPIAAEGLSPIFMGVSETALAFLGIEILFFFLAYVKPQGLKATMLNVGIGFIAILYLIITLLSFTVIGFESTETITFPLVALAKEVEIIEGVVERIEPFMIAVWIMSIFNTMAIIHFLATKIVKDEFVKQGRLSSIAICLAGFAYVITFVPNSVQEAFLLGDYISYFGLGLTCFSLVSGYLFVFFKKKRNKKEKSEVV, encoded by the coding sequence ATGAACTCCCACAGTTATGAAATAACAAAGTTGGAAATGACGATTACACTAATCTCAATGATTATAGGTGTTGGAATTTTAACTCTGCCTAGGGCATTAGCAACAACAGTTGAAACTTCTGATGGTTGGATTTCAATTGTTTTTGGAGCAGTTATTAATATGTTCATCGTTTTTCTCATTGTTCGTCTTCACCGGCATTTCCCTGGTAAAACATTTATCGGTTTTTGGGGAGACAAGCATATTGGAAAGTGGGTCGGAAAACTATTTAGTGTTTTGTTTCTTCTTTACTTTGTCATTTTAATAGCGTATGAAGCTAGAACTTTATCGGTCGTTGTGAAGATTTATTTATTGGACCGCAGTCCATCGGAAGTTTCCGTATTATTAATCTTCTTAGCAACAACATATGCTGTCACAAAAGGTGTTCAGGGAATTGTTCATTTAAATTTAATGTTCTTCCCTATCGTTATGATGATTTTAATTATAATCATTGTCTTTAATATTCCCCAAGCAAATATTGATGAGATTTTACCGATTGCAGCTGAAGGACTTTCTCCGATTTTTATGGGAGTTTCAGAAACTGCACTTGCCTTTTTAGGCATAGAAATTTTATTTTTCTTTTTAGCTTACGTTAAGCCTCAGGGTTTGAAGGCTACGATGTTAAACGTTGGCATCGGTTTTATTGCGATTTTATATTTAATCATTACGTTGTTAAGTTTTACGGTCATCGGTTTTGAGTCTACAGAAACAATTACATTTCCGTTAGTTGCTTTGGCAAAGGAAGTAGAAATAATTGAAGGGGTAGTAGAAAGGATTGAGCCATTTATGATTGCGGTTTGGATTATGTCTATATTTAATACGATGGCAATCATCCATTTTCTAGCCACCAAAATCGTCAAAGATGAGTTTGTTAAGCAAGGAAGATTGTCGAGTATTGCAATTTGTCTAGCGGGTTTTGCTTATGTTATTACTTTTGTACCTAACTCTGTACAAGAGGCATTTCTATTAGGTGATTATATATCGTATTTTGGACTAGGTCTTACCTGTTTTTCCTTAGTTTCAGGCTATTTATTTGTATTCTTTAAAAAGAAACGCAATAAAAAAGAGAAAAGCGAGGTGGTCTAA
- a CDS encoding transposase, which yields MKPALIPHISYQNFVLDQLNTHYSGGILTLVRKDWTIISKLWITDLSFTTTWLHDLYSVKGPEPRDPASMLRSYLLCLLTSPTLSITEWVNQLHRVPLYTILSGFEPGDVPGVGTFYDFFRRLSGFEKANVKPFIKLKRKKKKKKKPKKGEKATPRNPGIIRKLVDRHLRNGSKQKQLPGDQLYAFFQSQFLEVSARLGLLGDPHSLGVVGDGTPVETARYPRSKPICDCSAQGLTNCTHPRRYSQPDIDSGWDSSRERYFNGYHLYMISTSDSRFDLPLYPRLHPASRHDSVSLVVSSIEFSQRYTLGTIDKILLDAAHDAEPIYELLDHHNVEPFIDLNVRTKKNFSTESDIQISPIGVPICPIGKEMKPNGFDISQNRQKWRCPLACGSKNTCSTPCSKAKYGRTFHTFKRDNLRLFTKTPRSSEKWKLIYKRRTSVERSNKREKVDYHLEAGRHRSTKMWYVRLYSIMMCQHIDAWYSSQKETLNIQEIIFTKSA from the coding sequence ATGAAACCTGCGCTAATACCACATATCTCATATCAAAACTTCGTTTTAGACCAATTAAATACTCATTACTCAGGCGGTATACTGACTCTCGTACGAAAAGATTGGACTATTATCTCAAAGTTATGGATCACGGATCTTTCTTTTACTACTACTTGGCTTCATGATTTATATTCAGTTAAAGGTCCTGAGCCACGTGATCCTGCTTCCATGCTTCGCTCTTATCTTTTGTGTTTATTGACAAGTCCGACCCTGAGTATTACAGAATGGGTGAACCAACTCCATCGTGTTCCTCTTTACACGATCCTTAGCGGCTTTGAACCTGGGGATGTTCCAGGTGTCGGTACTTTTTATGACTTCTTCAGACGGCTATCAGGTTTTGAGAAGGCTAATGTAAAACCTTTTATTAAGCTCAAACGAAAAAAGAAGAAGAAGAAAAAACCGAAAAAGGGTGAAAAAGCAACTCCTAGAAACCCTGGTATTATTAGAAAATTAGTGGATCGTCATTTACGCAATGGCTCAAAACAAAAACAATTGCCGGGAGATCAATTATACGCGTTTTTTCAATCTCAATTTCTTGAAGTTTCAGCGAGATTGGGTTTGCTTGGGGATCCCCATTCCCTTGGTGTTGTTGGAGATGGGACACCCGTGGAAACAGCGAGATACCCAAGAAGCAAACCTATTTGTGATTGTAGTGCCCAAGGACTAACGAATTGTACTCATCCTCGTCGATATTCTCAACCTGACATCGACTCAGGTTGGGATAGTTCAAGGGAGAGGTACTTCAACGGATATCATCTCTACATGATATCCACTAGCGATAGCCGATTCGACTTACCGCTATATCCACGGCTACATCCTGCTTCCCGGCATGATTCAGTCAGCCTAGTGGTTAGCTCAATTGAATTTTCGCAACGGTACACCTTGGGCACAATTGATAAAATCCTTCTCGATGCCGCACATGATGCAGAACCGATTTACGAATTACTGGACCATCATAATGTGGAACCGTTTATTGATCTTAATGTTCGAACAAAGAAAAACTTCAGTACGGAAAGTGATATTCAAATTTCTCCCATAGGCGTGCCTATTTGTCCAATCGGTAAGGAAATGAAACCCAACGGTTTTGACATATCTCAAAACCGCCAAAAGTGGCGTTGTCCACTAGCTTGCGGATCGAAAAATACATGTTCCACTCCGTGTTCTAAAGCGAAGTATGGCCGCACATTTCATACGTTTAAGCGAGATAATCTTCGTCTGTTCACTAAAACACCAAGATCTTCTGAAAAGTGGAAACTCATTTATAAACGAAGAACTTCAGTTGAACGTTCGAACAAAAGAGAAAAAGTCGATTATCACTTAGAAGCTGGGCGCCATCGCTCTACAAAAATGTGGTATGTCCGCCTATACTCAATCATGATGTGTCAACACATAGATGCTTGGTACAGTAGTCAGAAAGAGACTTTGAACATTCAGGAAATCATCTTTACTAAAAGCGCCTAG
- a CDS encoding spore germination protein, which translates to MLKKLFLKLNGKSVRQGHDYTMVLNGDLEETVKSIKNIVGESDDILQRNFLIGKKIQAALFFVDGLCDSNSIEEDIIRPLMYFVDQDHLNKNNLLTYIQNEVVTLSEVKTEDSLEKAMLPLLSGETILVIDGIKKLILFETRQFNERSIAEPESEVVVRGPRDGFVETLHTNILQIRRRVRDPNLTVQFGTLGRRGKSDFAILYLKGIANEKHIKEMRYRIACVDNDQVSETGTLEQFIEDNVLSIFPQMLRTERPDKTVSALMSGQVVVLKDGSPFSLMAPVTFHMLFRSPEDYYDRWHISSLIRMLRYLAAFIAVFLPALYIAMVSYHQGMIPTYLAISIAGSREGVPFPAFVEAIIMEVTIELLREAGVRLPRAVGQTIGIVGGLVIGEAAVRAGIVSPIMVIVVALTAIASFAIPAYNVSITLRILRFVMMLSAASFGLYGIVIVYIFLNIHLVGLRSLGTYYTSPFAPYRFKEWKDLIVRLPISVLTNRFSELHPKDKEKQG; encoded by the coding sequence ATGCTAAAGAAACTCTTTTTAAAATTAAATGGAAAAAGCGTACGACAAGGGCATGATTATACAATGGTACTTAATGGAGATTTAGAAGAAACGGTAAAGTCCATAAAAAATATTGTCGGTGAAAGCGATGATATTCTACAAAGAAATTTTTTAATTGGGAAAAAAATACAAGCAGCGCTTTTCTTTGTTGATGGACTTTGTGATTCAAATAGTATAGAAGAAGATATAATTCGTCCACTCATGTACTTTGTTGACCAAGATCATCTTAATAAAAACAACCTTCTAACCTATATACAAAATGAAGTAGTGACATTAAGTGAAGTTAAGACAGAAGATTCGTTAGAAAAAGCGATGCTTCCGTTATTATCAGGTGAAACCATTCTTGTTATCGATGGGATCAAAAAATTAATTCTTTTTGAGACACGGCAATTTAATGAGCGCAGTATCGCAGAACCTGAAAGTGAAGTTGTTGTTCGTGGTCCAAGAGATGGATTTGTTGAAACATTACACACGAATATTTTGCAAATTCGCCGTAGAGTGAGAGATCCAAATCTGACCGTGCAGTTTGGTACATTGGGCAGACGTGGAAAAAGTGATTTCGCGATTCTTTATTTAAAAGGTATTGCAAATGAGAAACATATTAAAGAAATGCGCTATCGAATTGCATGTGTGGATAACGATCAGGTATCTGAAACAGGTACATTGGAACAATTTATTGAGGATAATGTGTTATCGATTTTTCCACAAATGCTAAGAACCGAACGACCGGACAAAACAGTCTCTGCATTAATGAGTGGACAAGTGGTTGTTTTAAAGGATGGAAGTCCCTTTAGCCTGATGGCTCCTGTGACATTTCATATGCTGTTTCGTTCTCCAGAGGATTATTATGACCGTTGGCATATAAGTTCATTAATTAGGATGCTTAGATATCTTGCGGCATTCATTGCCGTCTTTCTTCCCGCACTTTATATTGCGATGGTTTCTTACCACCAAGGAATGATCCCTACGTACTTAGCCATATCCATTGCCGGTTCAAGGGAAGGAGTACCTTTCCCAGCGTTTGTTGAAGCTATTATAATGGAAGTTACGATTGAGCTACTGAGAGAGGCAGGAGTCCGTTTACCAAGAGCAGTAGGACAAACGATTGGCATTGTTGGTGGTCTTGTTATTGGCGAGGCAGCAGTTAGAGCAGGGATTGTCAGTCCGATCATGGTTATCGTCGTGGCACTCACCGCGATAGCCTCATTTGCAATTCCAGCTTATAACGTGAGTATTACGTTACGTATTCTCCGTTTTGTGATGATGTTAAGCGCGGCATCCTTTGGTTTATATGGGATTGTTATTGTGTATATTTTTTTAAATATTCATTTAGTTGGTTTAAGAAGCTTAGGAACATACTATACATCTCCTTTTGCACCTTATCGATTTAAAGAATGGAAAGATTTAATTGTTCGATTACCAATAAGTGTATTAACTAACCGTTTTTCTGAGCTGCATCCTAAAGATAAAGAAAAACAAGGATAA